The proteins below are encoded in one region of Prosthecobacter dejongeii:
- a CDS encoding prolyl oligopeptidase family serine peptidase, which yields MKTPLFCLMSTALFAQPLPYPETRQDPAISDDYHGTKVADPYRWLEDDNSEETKAWVTAQNAVTFPYLHQLPKRAELRARLEKLWNYERVGVPFEEGGHWFFNRNSGLQNQSVLYVTEDLGKEPRLLLDPNTLSTDGTTSLTETAPSPDGKFLVYGLSKAGSDWQEFRVKDIATGQDSADVLEWIKFSGASWAKDSRGFYYSRYPQPKEGAALTEANKNQKVYFHQLGTPQAEDRLVYERPDQPDWGLHAYVTDDGHYLTFSVTEGTDPKKRIFYQDLTQPGAKVVELLNDFDAAYSFVDNVGPVFYFHTNLDAPRYRVIAIDVTKPERANWREILPQTEDKLDGVSIVGGQILAEYLKDARSDMRAYDLDGKLIRAIQLPGIGTIGGFNGRRSDTFTHYAFTSFTTPGAIYRYDIATGQSSLYRQPKVDFDGSQYETKQIFATSKDGTRVPMFIVHKKGLKLDGNNATLLYGYGGFNISLTPGFSIGRTVWLEMGGVYAMANLRGGGEYGADWHRAGTKLTKQNVFDDFIACAQHLQKEGYTSPKKLAIMGGSNGGLLVGACMAQRPELFGAALPAVGVMDMLRFHLFTIGWAWKSDYGSSEKADEFKALYAYSPLHNLKPGTRYPATLITTADHDDRVVPAHSFKFAARLQACQAKDGPPVLIRIETSAGHGAGTALKKVIEETADEWAFLHQVLEME from the coding sequence ATGAAAACGCCCCTCTTTTGCCTCATGTCCACCGCCCTCTTTGCCCAGCCTCTGCCGTACCCGGAAACCCGCCAGGACCCCGCCATTTCCGATGACTACCACGGCACGAAGGTGGCAGATCCCTACCGCTGGCTGGAAGATGACAACAGCGAGGAAACCAAGGCCTGGGTCACCGCGCAAAACGCCGTCACCTTCCCCTACCTGCACCAGCTCCCCAAACGGGCCGAGCTGCGCGCACGCCTGGAAAAACTCTGGAACTACGAGCGCGTGGGCGTGCCCTTTGAAGAAGGCGGCCACTGGTTTTTCAATCGCAACTCCGGCCTGCAAAACCAGAGCGTGCTCTACGTCACCGAAGACCTGGGAAAAGAACCACGCCTTTTGTTAGACCCGAACACCCTTTCCACCGATGGCACCACCTCCCTCACGGAGACCGCCCCCAGCCCCGATGGCAAATTCCTCGTCTATGGCCTGTCCAAAGCCGGCAGTGACTGGCAGGAATTTCGCGTCAAAGACATCGCTACCGGCCAGGACAGTGCGGACGTGCTGGAGTGGATCAAATTCAGCGGGGCCTCCTGGGCCAAAGACAGCCGCGGTTTCTACTACAGCCGTTACCCGCAGCCGAAAGAAGGCGCAGCCCTGACCGAGGCGAACAAGAACCAAAAAGTCTATTTCCACCAGCTCGGCACCCCGCAGGCCGAAGACCGCCTGGTCTATGAACGCCCCGACCAACCCGACTGGGGCCTGCACGCCTACGTCACCGATGACGGCCATTACCTCACCTTCAGCGTCACGGAAGGCACCGATCCGAAGAAGCGCATCTTCTACCAAGACCTCACCCAGCCTGGAGCCAAGGTGGTGGAGCTGCTCAATGACTTCGATGCCGCTTACAGCTTTGTGGACAACGTCGGCCCCGTCTTCTACTTCCACACGAATCTCGACGCCCCGCGCTACCGCGTCATCGCCATTGATGTCACCAAACCCGAGCGTGCCAACTGGCGCGAGATCCTGCCCCAGACCGAGGATAAACTCGACGGCGTCTCCATCGTCGGCGGCCAGATCCTGGCGGAATACCTCAAAGATGCCCGTTCAGACATGCGCGCCTATGATTTGGACGGCAAGCTCATCCGCGCCATCCAGCTCCCCGGCATCGGCACCATCGGTGGCTTTAACGGTCGCCGTAGCGATACCTTCACCCACTACGCCTTCACCAGCTTCACCACGCCCGGGGCCATCTACCGTTACGACATCGCCACCGGACAGAGCAGCCTTTATCGCCAGCCGAAGGTGGACTTTGACGGCAGCCAGTATGAGACCAAGCAGATCTTTGCCACCAGCAAAGACGGCACCCGCGTGCCCATGTTCATCGTCCATAAAAAAGGCCTGAAGCTGGATGGCAACAACGCCACCCTCCTCTACGGCTACGGCGGGTTTAACATCAGCCTCACCCCCGGCTTCTCCATCGGCCGCACCGTCTGGTTAGAAATGGGCGGCGTCTATGCCATGGCCAACCTGCGCGGCGGCGGTGAATACGGCGCCGACTGGCACCGCGCCGGGACCAAGCTGACCAAACAGAACGTCTTCGATGACTTCATCGCCTGTGCTCAGCATCTCCAAAAAGAAGGTTATACCTCGCCCAAAAAACTCGCCATCATGGGCGGCAGCAATGGCGGCCTCCTCGTCGGCGCCTGCATGGCCCAGCGGCCCGAGCTCTTCGGCGCGGCCCTGCCCGCCGTGGGCGTCATGGACATGCTGCGCTTTCACCTCTTCACCATCGGCTGGGCCTGGAAAAGCGACTACGGCAGCAGCGAAAAGGCCGATGAATTCAAAGCCCTTTACGCCTACTCCCCGCTGCACAATCTGAAGCCCGGCACCCGCTACCCCGCCACCCTCATCACCACGGCGGACCACGATGACCGCGTGGTGCCCGCGCACAGCTTCAAATTCGCCGCCCGCCTCCAGGCCTGCCAGGCCAAAGACGGCCCCCCCGTCCTCATCCGCATCGAAACTAGCGCCGGCCACGGCGCCGGCACCGCCCTGAAAAAAGTCATCGAAGAAACCGCCGACGAATGGGCCTTCCTCCATCAAGTGCTGGAGATGGAGTGA
- a CDS encoding KGGVGR-motif variant AAA ATPase translates to MNFQPRVFTFYSYKGGVGRSMAVLNTAYYLHARGRHVLVVDLDLEAPGASGFLNRTGELLPTKSQGDVVDVLAAVVQSVRDAPAGTPPELPPLLLESFLHSVDVEHYAEPKHPRAARARLDVLAADESRNYAARLSALNLPSLSAQQIFDSSDLLRAVLRNHRFSFNHPWQEEGTEPEPTGYDYILVDSRTGFTEVGGLCVGPLSDRLVVLSGLNDQNITGTLNFLNFVGLKPQQRSGEDDVWDEADPLGSPEPGPATLGPKPTLLVASPVPGGEMTYKKDRMEVLKKQIGLAPLRLSYHPQMALMETIFIRDYPDEYLAMEYSTLADRVMAMVGDSNEQLRASVHRLIRPKGNKSNGDPEWDGNDLLKRMTRIAVSTGQLETVFPIRFLPQSGLPDSLQKQIRMLDINLAPTDEYAAESWLAWADALDTEEARRRGDVAVFQEMEGKYHRSILLKPDFQEALGNWGAALSAWATTKVGSEADELFRRAEEKHKQALAITSNKYIALNNWGTALLAWSQIKEGTENKKLLDHAEEKFQEALAIKADDPIIIYNLACLSGLKGEVETTLFWLESWRKLNSKAAKSKLDNDKDFDRVRNDPRFQAFRDSLID, encoded by the coding sequence ATGAACTTTCAGCCTCGGGTTTTTACTTTTTACAGCTACAAAGGCGGCGTGGGGCGCAGCATGGCGGTGCTGAATACGGCCTACTACCTGCATGCGCGAGGTCGCCATGTTTTAGTCGTGGATCTAGACCTTGAGGCTCCTGGGGCCAGTGGGTTTTTAAACCGTACTGGTGAGTTACTTCCAACGAAATCTCAGGGAGATGTGGTGGATGTTCTGGCTGCCGTCGTTCAATCGGTGCGCGACGCTCCGGCAGGCACACCACCAGAGCTTCCCCCGCTTCTATTAGAGTCCTTTTTGCATTCCGTGGATGTTGAGCATTATGCCGAGCCTAAACATCCTCGCGCCGCGAGGGCACGTCTGGATGTGCTGGCGGCAGATGAGTCACGGAACTACGCGGCCAGACTGAGTGCGCTCAATCTCCCGAGTCTGTCGGCCCAGCAAATTTTTGACTCCAGCGATCTGTTGCGCGCCGTGCTCCGCAATCACCGTTTTTCCTTCAATCATCCCTGGCAGGAGGAAGGGACGGAACCTGAACCGACAGGCTACGACTACATTCTGGTGGATAGTCGCACAGGCTTTACCGAAGTGGGGGGGCTATGTGTGGGACCTTTGTCGGACCGTCTCGTTGTCTTGTCAGGCCTCAATGACCAAAACATTACGGGCACGCTGAACTTCCTGAATTTTGTGGGCTTGAAACCGCAGCAGCGTTCGGGCGAAGACGATGTTTGGGATGAGGCGGACCCGCTAGGCAGTCCCGAGCCAGGCCCTGCCACACTGGGACCAAAACCCACGCTTTTAGTCGCGTCACCTGTTCCCGGCGGAGAGATGACATATAAGAAAGACCGGATGGAGGTCTTGAAGAAACAGATTGGCCTCGCTCCTCTTAGACTCTCATACCATCCTCAGATGGCCCTGATGGAGACGATCTTTATCCGGGATTATCCCGATGAATACCTCGCCATGGAATATTCCACCTTAGCGGATCGTGTCATGGCCATGGTGGGAGATTCTAACGAACAGTTAAGAGCCTCAGTGCATCGTCTCATTCGGCCTAAAGGAAACAAGAGCAACGGAGACCCTGAATGGGACGGCAACGATTTGCTGAAACGAATGACTCGAATCGCCGTTTCGACAGGACAACTGGAAACCGTTTTTCCGATTCGCTTTTTACCGCAATCAGGTCTGCCTGATTCGTTGCAAAAGCAGATTAGGATGTTGGACATCAATTTGGCTCCAACAGATGAATATGCAGCCGAGTCATGGCTTGCATGGGCAGATGCTTTAGATACAGAGGAAGCGAGGAGAAGAGGCGATGTAGCGGTCTTCCAAGAAATGGAAGGCAAGTACCACCGGTCCATTCTGCTCAAGCCTGATTTTCAGGAAGCCTTAGGCAATTGGGGGGCAGCACTTTCAGCTTGGGCTACAACAAAAGTGGGAAGCGAGGCTGATGAACTGTTTCGTCGAGCAGAGGAAAAACACAAACAAGCGCTGGCGATCACATCTAATAAGTATATAGCCCTCAATAATTGGGGGACCGCACTATTGGCATGGTCGCAAATTAAAGAGGGGACTGAAAACAAAAAACTCTTGGATCACGCAGAAGAAAAGTTTCAAGAAGCCTTGGCGATCAAGGCTGACGATCCTATTATTATATATAATCTAGCCTGTCTGTCTGGACTGAAAGGTGAAGTTGAAACGACACTTTTCTGGCTTGAGTCTTGGAGGAAGCTCAACTCCAAAGCAGCGAAAAGTAAATTGGACAATGACAAGGACTTCGACCGAGTGCGGAATGACCCACGGTTCCAAGCTTTTCGGGATAGTTTGATTGATTAG
- a CDS encoding single-stranded DNA-binding protein — protein sequence MASLNKVMLIGNLTRDPEVRYTPKGSAVCDMAIAVNRRYLTESGERQEEVTYLDIVLWGKQAELAGQFLAKGRSVFIEGRLQMDTWEDKATGQKRSKIKIVAENMQFLDSKGGAPGGGGGGGGNYGNDEEGYSAPPPQQRRPAGGGGGGYGGNSGGGYGGGGGGGYQQRPAAQQRPPQRQAPAQQDDFGEGPITDGMEDDDIPF from the coding sequence ATGGCCTCGCTCAATAAAGTCATGCTCATCGGCAATCTCACCCGCGACCCGGAGGTGCGTTACACGCCCAAAGGCAGTGCGGTCTGTGACATGGCCATTGCCGTCAATCGGCGTTACCTCACGGAAAGTGGCGAACGCCAGGAAGAAGTGACTTACCTGGACATCGTCCTCTGGGGCAAGCAGGCCGAGCTCGCGGGCCAGTTCCTGGCCAAGGGCCGCTCCGTCTTCATCGAAGGTCGCCTGCAGATGGATACCTGGGAAGACAAGGCCACGGGCCAAAAGCGCAGCAAGATCAAGATCGTGGCTGAGAACATGCAGTTCCTGGACAGCAAAGGCGGTGCCCCCGGCGGTGGCGGTGGTGGCGGCGGGAACTATGGCAATGATGAAGAGGGCTACAGCGCACCTCCTCCCCAGCAGCGTCGCCCAGCGGGTGGCGGTGGCGGCGGTTACGGGGGCAACTCCGGCGGCGGGTATGGTGGTGGTGGCGGCGGCGGTTACCAACAGCGCCCGGCTGCCCAGCAGCGTCCTCCCCAGCGCCAGGCCCCTGCCCAGCAGGATGACTTCGGTGAGGGCCCCATCACCGATGGCATGGAAGACGACGACATTCCGTTTTAA
- a CDS encoding ABC transporter ATP-binding protein, translating to MSLLTVQNLQQHFPVRGGLLRRSVASCKAVDGVSFSLAAGETLGLVGESGCGKTTLGKSIVRLLKPTGGSVHFEGQDITTASMGQLRPTRRHMQMIFQDPAESLNPRHTVRDILEEPFIVQKLGSKEERRAWVADLLDKVGLPTTASDRFPFEFSGGQRQRIGIARAIALKPKLIVCDEPVSALDVSVQSQVLNLLLDLQRQMGLSYLFIAHGLSVVKHMSDRVAVMYLGKIVELAPAETLYRRPLHAYTRALLDAIPVPDPALRRPRSLLQGDVPSPINPPAGCAFGHRMGHPRWKDSVGMDLSLKEITPGHWVQPCPCCTGE from the coding sequence ATGAGCCTCCTCACCGTTCAAAACCTCCAGCAGCATTTCCCCGTCCGTGGCGGTCTGCTGCGGCGCTCTGTGGCCTCTTGCAAAGCCGTGGATGGCGTCAGCTTTTCCCTGGCCGCGGGGGAGACCCTGGGCCTCGTCGGTGAATCTGGCTGTGGCAAAACCACGCTCGGCAAAAGCATCGTGCGCCTGCTGAAACCCACGGGCGGCAGCGTCCACTTTGAAGGGCAAGACATCACCACCGCCAGCATGGGCCAGCTCCGCCCCACCCGCCGGCACATGCAGATGATCTTCCAAGATCCCGCGGAATCCCTGAACCCGCGCCACACGGTGCGCGATATTTTGGAGGAGCCCTTCATCGTCCAAAAACTGGGCAGCAAAGAAGAACGCCGCGCCTGGGTGGCGGATCTGCTGGACAAAGTCGGCCTGCCCACCACCGCCAGCGATCGTTTCCCCTTCGAGTTTTCCGGCGGCCAGCGCCAGCGCATCGGCATCGCCCGCGCCATCGCCCTGAAGCCCAAACTCATCGTCTGTGACGAGCCCGTCTCTGCGCTCGATGTCTCGGTGCAGAGTCAGGTGCTGAACCTTTTGTTAGACCTCCAGCGGCAGATGGGCCTGAGCTACCTCTTCATCGCCCACGGGCTCAGCGTGGTGAAGCACATGAGCGACCGCGTCGCCGTGATGTACCTGGGCAAGATCGTCGAACTGGCCCCGGCGGAGACGCTTTACCGCCGGCCTCTGCACGCCTACACCCGCGCCCTGCTGGATGCCATCCCTGTGCCGGATCCCGCCCTGCGCCGCCCGCGCTCCCTGCTGCAAGGGGACGTGCCCTCCCCCATCAATCCCCCTGCTGGCTGCGCCTTCGGCCACCGCATGGGCCACCCCCGGTGGAAAGACAGCGTGGGCATGGACCTGAGCTTGAAAGAAATCACCCCCGGCCACTGGGTGCAGCCCTGCCCCTGCTGCACCGGAGAGTGA
- a CDS encoding type II toxin-antitoxin system HicA family toxin gives MKLISGKQLVKIVQAHGWSLARVNGSHHIFKHADKTGPLVIPVHGNETLKIGLLRALMKTADLKESDL, from the coding sequence GTGAAACTCATCAGCGGTAAACAGCTTGTCAAAATCGTCCAGGCTCACGGCTGGTCCCTGGCTCGTGTCAATGGCAGCCATCACATCTTCAAGCATGCGGACAAAACCGGCCCTTTGGTGATCCCTGTTCATGGCAACGAAACTTTAAAGATCGGCCTCCTGCGTGCCCTAATGAAAACTGCCGATCTCAAAGAAAGCGATCTTTAA
- a CDS encoding type II toxin-antitoxin system HicB family antitoxin: MTVKAIVHPAEEGGYWAEVPSLPGCFTQAETLDQLRLRLAEAIQGWFLADAEQEIDDADAQPMLVNV; this comes from the coding sequence ATGACCGTTAAAGCCATTGTTCATCCTGCTGAAGAAGGCGGCTATTGGGCTGAAGTGCCCTCGTTGCCGGGTTGCTTCACTCAGGCGGAGACGCTGGATCAACTTCGGTTGCGGCTCGCCGAGGCCATCCAAGGATGGTTTCTGGCAGATGCTGAGCAGGAAATAGACGATGCTGACGCTCAACCCATGCTGGTGAACGTGTGA
- a CDS encoding ABC transporter ATP-binding protein, which translates to MSNDDSILQVENLVTAFDTDAGRMTAVDGISFDVPRGKTLGIVGESGCGKSVTAFSITRLLPQPHGQILSGSIRFEGQDLVSLPLEQMQAIRGNEISMIFQEPMTALNPVQTVGRQLAEAILLHTQCSKAEVLSRSVDMMKKVRIPAPETRLGEYPHQLSGGMRQRIMIAMALINKPKLLIADEPTTALDVTVQAQILKLIADLQQEMGMSVILITHDLGVIAEVCDEVAVMYAGRIVERASVHELFARPRHAYTQGLLESIPRLDSTPKTLLKAIPGNVPGIADFRPGCRFATRSGRPHTDTHLSVRPAFVEISPNHWVENCPICVA; encoded by the coding sequence ATGAGCAACGACGACTCCATCCTCCAGGTCGAAAACCTCGTTACGGCCTTTGACACCGATGCCGGGCGCATGACCGCCGTGGACGGCATCTCCTTTGACGTGCCGCGTGGCAAGACGCTGGGCATCGTCGGCGAATCTGGCTGTGGCAAAAGCGTCACCGCCTTTTCCATCACCCGCCTGCTGCCCCAGCCCCACGGCCAGATCCTCAGCGGCAGCATCCGCTTTGAGGGGCAGGACCTGGTGAGTCTGCCGCTGGAGCAAATGCAGGCCATCCGGGGCAACGAGATCAGCATGATTTTTCAGGAGCCCATGACCGCCCTGAACCCCGTGCAAACGGTCGGTCGCCAGCTTGCTGAGGCCATCCTTTTGCACACGCAATGCAGCAAGGCTGAGGTGCTGAGCCGCAGTGTGGACATGATGAAAAAAGTCCGCATCCCCGCGCCCGAGACCCGCCTGGGCGAATACCCGCACCAGCTCAGCGGCGGCATGCGCCAGCGCATCATGATCGCCATGGCGCTCATCAATAAACCGAAGCTCCTCATCGCTGACGAGCCGACCACGGCGCTGGATGTCACCGTGCAGGCGCAGATCCTCAAACTCATCGCCGATCTCCAGCAGGAAATGGGCATGAGCGTCATCCTCATCACCCATGACCTCGGCGTCATCGCGGAGGTGTGTGATGAAGTCGCCGTCATGTATGCGGGCCGCATCGTCGAGCGCGCCAGCGTGCACGAGCTCTTTGCCCGCCCGCGCCATGCCTATACCCAGGGTCTGCTGGAAAGCATCCCGCGCCTGGACAGCACGCCCAAGACCCTGCTGAAAGCCATCCCAGGAAACGTGCCTGGCATTGCCGACTTCCGCCCCGGCTGCCGCTTCGCCACCCGCTCTGGCCGCCCCCACACGGACACGCACCTGAGCGTGCGGCCCGCCTTCGTTGAAATCTCGCCTAACCATTGGGTAGAAAACTGCCCCATCTGCGTCGCGTGA
- a CDS encoding extracellular solute-binding protein: MSPLLPVPQPLPSHACPPWARALACGLLAACLGLFFSACSESTDDRFPPYDNTAEVEAFWKSKPELFQWKTPADLPTDLKWETGADVPEFGDPAAKKGGTFHDYHPTFPATYRVVGPDASGTFRGEHHDQVMIWMAPRHPDQDAWIPGMADAWAYSADKKTVYFRLDPKLTFSDGTPVTVEDFFMTFYIMLSPHIQDPWYNDYYSKEFKSITKYDDHTLSYTLKENYPDPMWKVTDVQPMSRKFYKEFGQDFPARYQWRKSPTTGAYDFDPKADVKRGRRITIHRVKNWWARDKKHFRYIYNVDAMDYRIIASQDKAFELFRQGQLDFFIAGLPRYWYDKAEIPEIYKGYIERHIFYNEFPQVSWGIRINESKPPLDNLDLRIGINYAMNLQKVLDVDFRGDKTRMNTTEAGFGKFTNPAVKARPFDVVKAREHFAKAGYTQPGPDGILMNASGKRLSFTLTTFNSGTITPIMLRLKEEAKKAGLEIIVEGLDTTQLYKKLNQKNHELGLAGFGAQPPYPRFWDDYHSDNAYKTGPDGKRTVVVDTNNMTMTADPALDSIIDRHRKAATEEEVQQLSWQLSQLIHDRANTIPLWESSNYRYFSWRWLRWPKTGNAFHSQMPLDARMFWIDEDLKRETQEARKEGRDYGESLQVHDSFVKPR, from the coding sequence ATGAGTCCCCTTTTGCCTGTTCCTCAACCGCTGCCCTCGCACGCCTGTCCACCATGGGCGCGTGCCCTGGCCTGTGGGCTTTTGGCTGCCTGCCTGGGCCTGTTTTTCAGCGCCTGTTCCGAGTCCACCGACGACCGCTTTCCCCCCTATGACAACACGGCGGAGGTGGAGGCTTTTTGGAAGTCCAAACCGGAGCTGTTTCAGTGGAAAACCCCGGCGGATCTGCCCACGGATCTGAAGTGGGAAACGGGCGCGGATGTGCCTGAATTTGGCGATCCTGCGGCGAAAAAAGGCGGCACCTTTCACGACTACCACCCCACCTTTCCCGCCACCTACCGCGTCGTGGGCCCGGATGCCAGCGGCACTTTCCGTGGTGAGCATCATGACCAGGTGATGATCTGGATGGCCCCCCGCCATCCCGACCAAGATGCCTGGATCCCTGGCATGGCGGATGCGTGGGCTTACTCTGCTGACAAGAAGACGGTTTACTTTCGGCTCGATCCCAAACTCACCTTCTCCGATGGCACGCCCGTCACGGTGGAGGACTTCTTCATGACCTTCTACATCATGCTGAGTCCGCACATCCAGGACCCCTGGTATAACGACTATTACAGCAAAGAATTCAAGAGCATCACCAAGTACGATGACCACACCCTTTCCTACACGCTCAAGGAAAACTACCCGGATCCCATGTGGAAGGTGACGGACGTGCAGCCCATGTCGCGGAAGTTTTACAAGGAGTTCGGTCAGGACTTCCCTGCCCGCTACCAGTGGCGGAAATCCCCCACCACTGGGGCCTATGATTTCGATCCCAAAGCAGATGTGAAACGCGGCCGCCGCATCACCATTCACCGCGTGAAAAACTGGTGGGCGCGGGATAAAAAACACTTCCGCTACATCTACAATGTGGACGCCATGGACTACCGCATCATCGCCAGTCAGGACAAGGCCTTTGAACTTTTCCGCCAGGGCCAGCTCGACTTCTTCATCGCTGGCCTGCCGCGCTACTGGTATGACAAGGCGGAGATCCCCGAGATCTACAAAGGCTACATCGAGCGCCACATCTTCTACAACGAGTTCCCTCAAGTGAGCTGGGGCATCCGCATCAATGAAAGCAAACCGCCGCTGGACAATCTGGACCTGCGCATCGGCATCAACTACGCCATGAACCTGCAAAAGGTGCTGGATGTGGACTTCCGTGGTGACAAGACCCGCATGAACACCACCGAGGCCGGTTTTGGCAAATTCACCAATCCTGCCGTCAAAGCCCGGCCTTTTGATGTGGTGAAGGCGCGCGAGCATTTCGCTAAAGCTGGTTATACCCAACCTGGGCCGGATGGCATCCTCATGAATGCCAGCGGCAAGCGCCTTTCCTTCACCCTCACCACCTTCAATTCCGGCACCATCACCCCCATTATGCTGCGGCTGAAGGAGGAGGCTAAAAAGGCCGGGCTGGAGATCATCGTGGAGGGACTGGATACCACCCAGCTCTACAAAAAACTGAACCAGAAGAATCATGAGTTAGGCCTCGCCGGTTTTGGTGCGCAGCCGCCTTACCCGCGTTTCTGGGATGATTACCACAGTGACAATGCCTACAAGACCGGGCCCGATGGCAAACGCACGGTGGTGGTGGATACGAACAACATGACCATGACGGCGGACCCAGCGCTGGACTCCATCATAGACCGCCACCGCAAAGCCGCCACAGAGGAGGAAGTGCAGCAGCTTTCCTGGCAGCTCTCCCAGCTCATCCATGACCGGGCGAATACCATCCCGCTGTGGGAATCCTCCAACTACCGCTACTTTAGCTGGCGCTGGCTGCGCTGGCCGAAAACGGGGAACGCCTTTCACAGCCAGATGCCGCTGGATGCCCGCATGTTCTGGATTGATGAAGACCTCAAACGCGAAACGCAGGAGGCCCGGAAAGAAGGGCGTGACTACGGTGAATCCCTGCAGGTGCATGACTCCTTTGTAAAACCCCGATGA
- a CDS encoding ABC transporter permease subunit encodes MSPRILGTLLALYTLLSGGFRLAGLSVPVFKIPFLSTAAVGWVLLGLCLLAGVWLLRGPRQWQFSPLTLKQLRRFKAIRRGYVSFLLLLVLVLLGSLDGLLVGKRALIVSYEGKLYFPFVTKVLPATTFGGSEESETDYRELKLKFREEKSANWVLMPPVPYDAKLDTSETIAIMEERGGLIYETGSSQPFNGRAYTVFKDKPEQKRQEIVFRQGQRHGELRGWDLAGEQVEKATYEKGQRQAYTDYTNGKIPALDAQTAPTLYAAIYPPSPPSTTHQHFLGTTSSGGDVLAILFGGWQQAIIASVLFVTIVFVVGVIVGGTLGYFGGLYDIIGSRLIEIWSVLPFLFIILIISSIISPTLFMLVLIISAFSWMGTTMYIRTAAYKEKARDYVASARLLGASTSRVIFRHILPNSIAILVTLAPFEVAAIISSLAALDFLGFGLPPEEPSWGRLLREGTEDFNYPWIVASAFVAMTTVLILVTFVGEAIREAFDPKKFTTYR; translated from the coding sequence ATGTCACCGCGCATCCTTGGCACCCTGCTGGCATTGTACACACTCCTGAGCGGGGGCTTTCGCCTCGCGGGTCTGAGTGTGCCTGTTTTTAAAATCCCCTTCCTCTCCACTGCCGCGGTGGGCTGGGTCCTGCTGGGCCTGTGCCTGCTGGCCGGGGTGTGGCTGCTGCGCGGGCCGCGCCAGTGGCAGTTCAGCCCGCTCACGCTGAAACAGTTGCGCCGATTCAAGGCCATCCGCCGGGGCTACGTCTCCTTCCTCCTCCTCCTGGTGCTGGTACTGCTAGGCTCGCTGGATGGGTTGCTGGTGGGCAAGCGCGCCCTCATCGTCAGTTATGAGGGGAAGCTTTACTTTCCCTTTGTGACAAAGGTGCTGCCCGCCACCACCTTTGGCGGCAGTGAAGAAAGTGAGACGGACTACCGCGAGCTGAAGCTGAAATTTCGCGAGGAAAAATCTGCCAACTGGGTGCTGATGCCACCGGTGCCCTACGATGCGAAATTGGACACGTCCGAGACCATCGCCATCATGGAGGAGCGCGGCGGCCTCATCTATGAAACGGGCTCCAGCCAGCCCTTCAATGGCCGTGCCTACACCGTCTTTAAAGACAAGCCGGAGCAGAAGCGCCAGGAGATCGTCTTCCGCCAGGGCCAGCGCCACGGCGAGCTGCGCGGCTGGGACCTGGCCGGGGAGCAGGTGGAAAAGGCCACCTATGAGAAAGGCCAGCGCCAGGCCTACACAGACTACACGAATGGCAAGATCCCCGCGCTGGATGCGCAGACCGCGCCCACGCTATACGCGGCCATTTATCCGCCTTCGCCGCCCTCCACCACGCATCAGCATTTTCTCGGCACCACTTCCTCCGGTGGGGATGTGCTGGCCATCCTCTTTGGCGGTTGGCAGCAGGCCATCATCGCCTCCGTTTTGTTCGTCACCATTGTCTTTGTGGTGGGCGTCATTGTCGGCGGCACCCTGGGTTACTTCGGTGGGCTGTATGACATCATCGGTTCTCGCCTGATCGAGATCTGGTCCGTGCTGCCCTTTTTGTTCATCATCCTCATCATCAGTTCCATCATCAGCCCCACCCTGTTCATGCTGGTGCTCATCATCTCGGCCTTTAGCTGGATGGGCACGACGATGTACATCCGCACCGCTGCCTATAAAGAAAAGGCCCGTGACTACGTGGCCTCCGCCCGCCTGCTAGGGGCCAGCACCAGCCGTGTGATCTTCCGCCACATTTTGCCAAACAGCATCGCCATCTTGGTCACGCTGGCTCCCTTTGAGGTGGCAGCCATCATCAGCTCCCTAGCCGCGCTGGACTTCCTCGGCTTTGGCCTGCCGCCGGAGGAGCCTAGCTGGGGCCGCCTGCTGCGGGAAGGCACGGAGGATTTTAACTATCCGTGGATCGTGGCCAGCGCGTTTGTGGCCATGACCACCGTGCTCATTTTGGTCACCTTCGTGGGTGAAGCCATCCGTGAGGCCTTCGACCCGAAAAAATTCACGACCTATCGCTGA